One genomic window of Pseudomonadales bacterium includes the following:
- a CDS encoding phosphotransferase, with translation MTLSASFDEHRLAEYLSENLSGFAGPLTATKFSGGQSNPTFLIEAASGRYVLRRKPPGELLKSAHAVDREFKVMSALQATDVPVAKTYLLCDDDTIIGSMFYVMEYIDGRVLWDPALPGLNNTDRTEIYNEMNRVLAALHSVDINSAGLSDYGRPGNYYERQISRWIKQYQASETHKIDDMNRLIDWLPANTPADDGRVSLVHGDFRLDNMMFSKTENRVLALVDWELSTLGHPFADLAYQCMQWRMNNDAEIQGLGGIDRSATGIPSEEEYVAGYCQRMGLDNIPHWNFYVAFSAFRFAAILQGVKKRAIDGNASSDKAHKMGELVAPLARIGVGLI, from the coding sequence ATGACATTATCCGCCAGCTTTGACGAACACAGACTCGCCGAATACCTGTCAGAAAACCTGTCAGGATTTGCAGGCCCGCTGACTGCCACCAAGTTCTCTGGAGGGCAGTCTAATCCAACCTTCCTGATCGAAGCCGCCAGCGGCCGATACGTACTCAGGCGAAAGCCGCCCGGTGAGCTGCTGAAATCTGCCCATGCGGTGGATCGCGAGTTTAAAGTGATGAGCGCACTTCAGGCTACCGATGTGCCCGTTGCCAAAACCTACCTGCTATGCGATGACGACACCATTATCGGCAGCATGTTTTATGTGATGGAATACATCGATGGCCGTGTTTTATGGGACCCGGCGCTTCCGGGTTTGAATAACACAGACCGAACCGAAATATACAACGAAATGAATCGGGTTTTAGCCGCCCTGCATAGTGTTGATATCAATTCTGCGGGGCTGAGTGACTACGGCAGGCCCGGCAACTATTACGAGCGTCAGATCAGCCGCTGGATCAAACAATATCAAGCCAGTGAAACCCATAAAATTGATGATATGAACCGCCTGATAGACTGGCTGCCCGCGAATACCCCGGCAGATGATGGCCGTGTCAGCCTGGTTCACGGCGACTTCCGTCTCGACAATATGATGTTCTCAAAAACCGAAAATCGGGTACTAGCGCTTGTAGACTGGGAGTTATCAACACTTGGCCACCCCTTTGCTGACCTCGCTTATCAGTGCATGCAGTGGCGCATGAATAACGATGCAGAAATTCAGGGGCTGGGGGGAATAGATCGCAGCGCTACCGGTATTCCTTCTGAAGAGGAGTACGTGGCAGGTTATTGTCAGCGAATGGGGCTGGACAATATCCCACACTGGAACTTCTACGTTGCTTTCAGCGCCTTCCGTTTTGCCGCTATTTTACAAGGCGTGAAAAAACGAGCTATTGATGGCAACGCTTCGAGTGACAAAGCCCATAAAATGGGAGAACTGGTAGCGCCGCTGGCGCGTATCGGCGTTGGATTAATTTAA
- a CDS encoding glucose 1-dehydrogenase yields MPRNYFNLEGKVALITGASSGLGVHFANVLAAEGATVILAARRAEKLAEEVSSIKSGGGKACSVEMDVAKPDSVRSAFEWISHEFGAIDILINNAGVASEPKKFLDTDEEDWKWVMDTNLDGAWRVAKAAAENMIAAGREGAIVNIGSIYGLKTGALKVAYNVSKAGVVQLTKSMAVELCRKKIRVNALCPGWFKTDMNNEYFETENGKRYVQGIPARRLGELDDLTVPLLMLASDSAAAYVTGSCITVDGGIAESPI; encoded by the coding sequence GTGCCCCGGAATTATTTTAACCTTGAAGGTAAAGTTGCGCTGATAACCGGTGCCTCCAGTGGTTTGGGTGTTCACTTTGCCAATGTGCTTGCGGCTGAGGGCGCTACCGTTATTCTTGCCGCCCGTCGAGCAGAAAAGCTGGCCGAGGAGGTATCTTCGATTAAAAGTGGGGGCGGTAAAGCCTGTTCTGTTGAGATGGATGTTGCAAAACCGGATTCCGTGCGCTCGGCATTTGAATGGATTAGCCATGAATTCGGGGCTATCGATATTCTGATCAATAACGCAGGTGTTGCCAGCGAACCAAAGAAGTTCCTTGATACCGATGAGGAAGATTGGAAGTGGGTTATGGATACCAACCTTGACGGTGCCTGGCGTGTGGCCAAGGCGGCTGCTGAAAATATGATTGCGGCGGGTAGGGAAGGTGCAATTGTGAATATTGGCTCTATTTATGGTTTGAAAACCGGCGCCTTAAAAGTGGCTTACAACGTATCCAAGGCCGGAGTGGTGCAACTGACCAAATCGATGGCCGTGGAGTTATGCAGAAAGAAAATACGGGTTAACGCACTGTGTCCGGGTTGGTTTAAAACCGACATGAATAATGAATATTTTGAAACTGAAAATGGCAAACGCTATGTTCAGGGCATTCCCGCAAGGCGGCTGGGCGAGTTGGATGATCTCACGGTGCCGCTACTGATGTTGGCAAGCGACTCGGCTGCGGCCTATGTGACGGGCAGCTGTATTACGGTTGATGGAGGTATTGCCGAGTCACCAATCTAG
- a CDS encoding enoyl-CoA hydratase/isomerase family protein, with the protein MTDVIYPDYTSLKLDWPIERVLRITISRGAMNSMDYELHHDLGGIWRLIDADPNVNAVIVTGEGRAFSAGGEFDMVDRIISDHQFRMQMWKDGRQLVENMLSCGKPVVSAINGAAAGGGLAVALLADISIASKTAKLVDGHTSLGVAADDHAVAIWPLLVGMAKSKYYLMLNEPLTGQEAERIGLVSMAVEPEEVMEKALSVAGRLSKGAPDAIRFTKHALNNWIRSAWPSFEASLAFGILGFTGPEAREGLDALKEKRKSNFDPESHV; encoded by the coding sequence ATGACAGACGTGATTTATCCAGATTACACCAGCCTGAAACTGGACTGGCCGATTGAGCGTGTGCTCCGAATTACTATCAGCAGAGGAGCGATGAATTCAATGGATTATGAGTTGCATCATGATCTCGGTGGGATCTGGCGGTTGATTGATGCTGACCCCAATGTGAATGCCGTTATTGTTACCGGTGAGGGAAGAGCTTTCTCCGCCGGTGGTGAATTTGACATGGTTGATCGCATTATCAGTGATCATCAATTCCGTATGCAGATGTGGAAGGATGGCCGACAGCTGGTCGAGAACATGTTGAGCTGTGGTAAGCCGGTTGTTTCTGCGATTAATGGCGCAGCGGCGGGCGGTGGGCTGGCGGTTGCATTACTGGCAGATATTTCCATTGCCAGTAAAACCGCAAAACTGGTTGATGGGCATACTTCGTTAGGCGTGGCAGCGGACGACCATGCTGTCGCCATATGGCCTTTACTGGTGGGTATGGCCAAGTCGAAATATTACTTGATGCTTAACGAGCCGCTAACCGGTCAAGAGGCTGAGCGAATAGGTTTGGTCAGTATGGCGGTTGAACCCGAAGAGGTGATGGAAAAAGCATTATCGGTTGCCGGGCGACTGTCAAAAGGTGCTCCGGATGCCATTCGTTTTACAAAGCATGCACTGAATAATTGGATTCGCTCGGCGTGGCCCTCATTTGAGGCCTCCCTCGCTTTTGGCATTCTCGGTTTTACCGGCCCTGAAGCCAGAGAAGGGCTGGATGCTCTGAAAGAGAAAAGAAAATCAAACTTTGATCCGGAGTCTCATGTTTAG
- a CDS encoding oxidoreductase has protein sequence MTLNQADKAVEQQQLSQGRIYGIPVRVAEINEESEGVISITMCSEDGNDLPSWQAGAHIDLVIDDQLELVRQYSLCGNPADKKSLKIAVLREPQSRGGSEALHTKLNVGDKLTVKGPRNHFPLNDADNYLMIAGGIGITPMLPMLRELEKTGKNWTMMYGGRTRSSMAFLSELSQYGDKVKVCPEDEVGLLDLNNYIGSPKEDTVVYVCGPEKLISAVEKQCEDWPEGALNLERFKPVEIAPVGGDVAFEVVLQQSGVSIQVEKDESIADAVERAGFYIPRSCDEGTCGTCMTRIIEGVPEHRDSFLRGKMREENKYIMVCCSRASSPKLVLDA, from the coding sequence ATGACCTTAAATCAAGCCGATAAAGCGGTTGAACAACAGCAGTTGTCTCAAGGGCGTATCTACGGGATTCCTGTGAGGGTTGCCGAAATAAATGAAGAGTCTGAGGGGGTGATCTCAATCACAATGTGCTCCGAAGATGGTAATGACTTGCCATCGTGGCAAGCAGGTGCACATATTGATTTGGTTATTGACGACCAGTTGGAGTTGGTAAGACAGTATTCACTTTGTGGGAACCCTGCAGACAAAAAGTCGCTAAAAATAGCTGTGCTCAGGGAGCCTCAAAGTCGAGGTGGTTCCGAAGCATTGCACACCAAACTTAATGTCGGTGACAAACTGACAGTTAAGGGGCCGCGCAATCATTTCCCTCTTAACGACGCAGATAATTATCTCATGATCGCCGGAGGCATAGGTATTACGCCAATGTTGCCCATGCTGAGAGAATTAGAAAAAACCGGTAAGAACTGGACAATGATGTACGGTGGTCGTACCCGGTCTTCAATGGCATTCCTTAGCGAGCTCTCGCAGTACGGGGATAAGGTAAAAGTCTGTCCGGAAGATGAAGTTGGCTTGCTTGATTTGAATAATTATATCGGTTCTCCGAAAGAGGACACTGTTGTATACGTTTGCGGCCCTGAAAAGCTGATCAGTGCAGTGGAAAAGCAATGTGAGGATTGGCCGGAAGGGGCGCTGAATCTTGAGCGTTTTAAACCGGTTGAAATTGCCCCTGTGGGTGGCGATGTCGCTTTTGAGGTGGTTCTTCAGCAATCGGGTGTCAGTATTCAGGTAGAAAAAGATGAATCTATTGCTGACGCGGTAGAGAGAGCAGGATTTTATATTCCCAGGTCTTGTGATGAGGGTACTTGTGGCACCTGCATGACCAGAATTATTGAGGGAGTGCCAGAACACAGGGACTCTTTTTTAAGAGGCAAAATGCGGGAAGAGAACAAATACATCATGGTTTGTTGTTCTCGTGCCAGCTCCCCAAAACTAGTGTTGGATGCATAA
- a CDS encoding NAD(P)/FAD-dependent oxidoreductase, producing the protein MSALSSQSGVDSSKTVQHFDSIIIGAGFAGIRAAYEMRKLGLTASVFEQGSDVGGTWYWNRYPGARTDTESWGYCFFFSKELNDDWDWPERMPGWQQVQEYMSYVVDRLDLRKDIQFNTRVKSAHYNEDNNLWTVVTEQGEVYTCTYFISAMGWFEVPCKPDFKGIDSFEGEWYLPSRWPKEHVDFTGKRVGIIGSGSTAVQILTAVANTAEHVSIFQRTPNYVMPGRNYPVDSYENEFKKNNFEAIIEQTRKQVFAFPMDDATVAFDDVDAEGQERIFEAGWEAGGFRFIFQTFSDITTNERANSAACEFVRKKIRSIVKNPETAELLCPYYPIALKRPPVCNFYYECFNRPNVELVDVSTTPIEEILPNGVRVGDCEHDFDILIFAMGYDAVTGPLMNLDVRGRGGQTVAESWLHGPRTHLGMAIDGFPNMFILTGPQTPFSNVPPVTEAAMTWIGKAITYMKEQGFDSIEAKPDAVAAWGKLMQDLVDTTLMRDAASLGSWFMGANIPGKPHSVLFYFGGAEGYFNEIDKEADESFPNFSFSSANQKMARGA; encoded by the coding sequence ATGTCTGCGCTTTCCAGCCAGTCAGGGGTTGATAGTTCTAAAACCGTTCAGCATTTTGACTCCATTATTATTGGTGCGGGGTTTGCCGGTATTAGAGCTGCTTACGAAATGCGTAAGCTCGGTTTAACGGCTTCCGTCTTTGAACAGGGCAGTGATGTTGGCGGCACCTGGTATTGGAATCGTTATCCTGGTGCACGCACGGATACTGAATCCTGGGGTTATTGTTTTTTCTTCTCTAAAGAGCTCAATGACGACTGGGATTGGCCGGAACGTATGCCGGGCTGGCAACAGGTTCAGGAGTATATGAGTTACGTGGTGGACCGTTTGGACTTGCGCAAAGACATCCAGTTCAATACTCGTGTGAAATCTGCGCATTACAACGAAGATAATAATCTTTGGACGGTTGTGACAGAGCAGGGAGAAGTTTACACCTGTACATACTTTATCAGTGCGATGGGATGGTTCGAGGTTCCGTGCAAACCGGATTTTAAAGGAATCGACAGTTTTGAAGGCGAATGGTATTTGCCTAGTCGCTGGCCAAAAGAGCATGTGGATTTTACCGGGAAGCGTGTTGGTATCATTGGCAGTGGTTCGACTGCTGTACAAATTTTAACAGCAGTTGCTAACACGGCTGAGCATGTAAGTATTTTTCAGCGTACACCAAATTATGTAATGCCTGGTCGTAATTATCCGGTGGATAGTTACGAGAACGAGTTCAAGAAAAATAATTTCGAAGCCATTATCGAGCAAACCCGAAAGCAGGTTTTTGCATTTCCCATGGATGATGCGACGGTAGCTTTCGATGATGTTGATGCCGAAGGTCAGGAGCGTATTTTTGAGGCGGGGTGGGAAGCGGGTGGATTTCGATTTATTTTTCAGACATTTTCAGATATCACCACGAATGAGCGTGCAAACTCCGCGGCCTGTGAATTTGTGAGAAAAAAAATTCGCAGTATTGTTAAAAACCCTGAAACGGCCGAGCTTCTGTGTCCTTATTATCCTATCGCATTGAAGCGGCCCCCGGTCTGTAATTTCTACTATGAGTGTTTTAACCGGCCAAATGTTGAGCTGGTTGATGTCAGTACAACACCTATTGAAGAAATTTTGCCGAATGGGGTTCGCGTCGGTGATTGTGAACATGATTTCGATATTCTGATTTTTGCTATGGGTTACGACGCCGTTACTGGTCCGCTTATGAATCTTGACGTGCGTGGGCGCGGTGGACAGACGGTCGCCGAGAGCTGGTTGCATGGTCCTCGTACCCATCTTGGTATGGCGATAGATGGTTTTCCTAACATGTTTATTCTTACCGGGCCACAGACGCCGTTTTCAAATGTCCCGCCTGTGACCGAAGCGGCCATGACCTGGATAGGTAAAGCGATTACATACATGAAGGAGCAGGGCTTTGATTCTATTGAAGCAAAGCCTGACGCTGTTGCTGCCTGGGGCAAGCTCATGCAGGATTTGGTGGATACAACATTAATGCGAGATGCCGCATCACTTGGTTCCTGGTTTATGGGGGCAAATATTCCGGGCAAACCCCATTCGGTGTTGTTCTATTTTGGTGGAGCTGAAGGCTATTTTAACGAGATAGACAAAGAAGCCGACGAATCCTTCCCTAATTTTTCTTTTTCATCTGCCAACCAAAAAATGGCTAGAGGTGCCTGA
- a CDS encoding SDR family oxidoreductase encodes MTSNKRTYIVTGAAGGIGGATAERLLKTGANVLGTDISQRRLDNLVDRTRELPGNLAIIRADITGEAAAKGVVEMALDTFGDLHGIANIAGGMVNIHGASMDIPLSAADLDYFHQTFALNVDTALLMSKHAEPYFEKQGYGKIVNTASMAAFANHHELGDLAYNPAKAAVVALTQTLSLLLGPKGIRVNCIAPGLVKSDKVKETFGQGFEDRHIAITALGHLATKQDLAEGFAFFLEPQSDAISGEVLRVSAGFR; translated from the coding sequence ATGACAAGCAATAAAAGAACTTACATTGTAACCGGCGCTGCTGGTGGTATCGGTGGAGCTACTGCCGAAAGGTTATTAAAAACCGGCGCCAATGTGCTGGGAACCGATATTAGCCAGCGCCGCCTCGATAATTTAGTTGATCGAACCAGAGAGCTTCCTGGCAATCTGGCCATAATACGTGCTGATATTACCGGCGAAGCGGCAGCCAAGGGGGTTGTTGAAATGGCCCTGGATACTTTTGGTGATCTTCATGGAATTGCTAATATTGCCGGTGGAATGGTCAATATTCACGGTGCTTCAATGGATATTCCTCTGTCCGCCGCCGACCTGGATTATTTCCATCAGACATTCGCTTTGAATGTTGATACCGCTTTACTGATGTCCAAACATGCGGAGCCTTATTTTGAGAAGCAAGGCTACGGAAAAATAGTTAATACCGCGTCAATGGCCGCGTTTGCCAATCATCATGAGTTGGGTGATCTGGCTTATAACCCGGCCAAGGCCGCTGTTGTTGCATTGACTCAAACGTTGAGCTTGTTACTGGGCCCGAAGGGTATTCGTGTCAACTGTATTGCTCCCGGGTTGGTCAAGAGCGACAAAGTGAAAGAAACCTTCGGTCAGGGCTTTGAAGATCGACATATTGCGATCACAGCTCTAGGGCATCTCGCGACAAAACAGGATTTAGCCGAGGGGTTTGCTTTTTTTCTGGAGCCTCAATCGGATGCTATTTCCGGCGAGGTACTGCGGGTTTCTGCCGGGTTTAGATAA
- a CDS encoding acyl-CoA dehydrogenase family protein translates to MYQFSEKSKQLQSRLQAFMDENIYPNEKAYAEQLHNAENRFAPLPLMDELKNKAKAAGLWNLFVPEDHAEYCDHGGLSFFDYAPLAEMMGRVIWSPEVFNCNAPDTGNMEVFMNYATKEQQDKWLKPLLAGEIRSSYAMTEPQVACSDATNVQLEIKKEGNEWVLNGRKWFITGAMYERTKIFIVMGKSDPENPSRHLQQTQVLVPKDTPGITLVRPLTTLGYDDAPIGHAEIIFNNVRVPLENVLLGEGRGFEIAQGRLGPGRMHHCMRLIGTAQRSLELACQRASSRTTFGKLLSKHQSVREEISRCFSEIEMARLLVLKTSAKIDSEGVPASVDMIAATKTTVPLLVQTIIDRCMQMHGAGGLTEDYMMAEGYNYARWCRQADGPDQVHQMALGKQIIDRYSANQ, encoded by the coding sequence ATGTATCAGTTCAGCGAAAAATCGAAGCAACTGCAAAGCCGTCTTCAAGCATTTATGGATGAGAATATTTACCCCAACGAAAAGGCCTATGCAGAACAATTGCACAATGCCGAAAATCGTTTCGCACCGCTGCCCCTTATGGATGAGTTAAAGAATAAAGCCAAGGCGGCTGGCCTGTGGAACCTGTTTGTACCGGAAGACCATGCAGAATACTGCGATCACGGCGGTCTGTCTTTTTTTGACTACGCACCACTGGCAGAGATGATGGGGCGTGTCATCTGGTCACCAGAAGTGTTCAACTGCAACGCACCCGATACCGGCAACATGGAAGTGTTCATGAACTATGCAACAAAAGAGCAACAGGACAAGTGGTTGAAACCACTACTGGCAGGTGAAATCCGCTCTTCCTACGCCATGACCGAACCCCAGGTGGCATGTAGCGACGCCACCAATGTGCAGCTCGAAATTAAAAAAGAAGGTAACGAGTGGGTACTCAATGGCCGCAAGTGGTTTATTACCGGCGCCATGTACGAGCGCACAAAAATCTTTATTGTGATGGGCAAATCCGACCCGGAAAACCCCAGCCGCCATCTGCAACAAACCCAGGTTCTGGTACCGAAGGATACACCGGGAATTACGCTGGTACGCCCACTGACCACTCTGGGTTATGACGACGCGCCTATCGGCCACGCTGAAATTATTTTCAACAATGTCCGCGTGCCGCTGGAAAACGTATTATTAGGTGAAGGACGCGGCTTTGAAATCGCCCAGGGTAGATTGGGGCCAGGCCGCATGCACCATTGCATGCGCCTTATCGGTACTGCTCAGAGGTCTCTGGAACTGGCCTGCCAGCGTGCCAGTTCCCGCACAACGTTCGGCAAGCTGTTAAGCAAGCACCAATCTGTTCGAGAGGAAATTTCCCGCTGTTTTTCAGAAATTGAAATGGCCCGTCTGCTGGTGCTGAAAACCAGCGCCAAAATTGATAGCGAAGGCGTGCCCGCTTCCGTGGATATGATTGCAGCAACCAAAACCACTGTTCCGCTATTGGTACAAACCATCATAGACCGCTGCATGCAGATGCACGGCGCAGGGGGACTGACCGAGGACTACATGATGGCGGAAGGCTACAACTACGCACGTTGGTGCCGTCAGGCTGATGGCCCTGATCAGGTCCACCAAATGGCCCTGGGCAAACAAATTATCGACCGTTATTCTGCCAATCAATAA
- a CDS encoding gluconolaconase, whose amino-acid sequence MSLGRFGELLNGPHIAEGWQLKTLVQPSRLVGANGMRFGPDGRLYVAQAFGGQISAYNLDTSETQIVSGADGQIIAPDDLAFDSKGNLFATEVMSARVSARRANGDVQVIADNVPVANGIVVHNDRIFMSEFNPEGRILELFADGSAPRIIANNLMMPNALSMGPDNHLYFPLVPLGEVWRVHVDGGQPERVAGEFNIPTAVKFSPDGNLVIVESGTGDVTSLDVFGGGRSRLGRTAFGIDNLVFSADGRLFVSHFTDGGVVEITTEGSEKQLIPGGMLGPFGLGMNADGKLVIADGMSIATVSSAGLVRRPAMLLEHGFPGYVRGIAVEGSGSYICSNSAGVIARYQPGAEAEIIASELDELMGVSILPNGNIVVAEAGAGSVLEIDGDNTISHLVQSLQRPTGVHACDDGSILITDAADGRVIRLKDGVTDVLLEGLSEPHGITEIKGNIFVVDRGSHRLIRFDSHGGDIEIVAHQLPVGISGEMRVNTLPGIKDLMPGPLLPFSDLVAMDNGAICLGGDEDGSILMIQHSL is encoded by the coding sequence GTGTCATTAGGCAGATTCGGCGAGTTACTCAATGGCCCTCATATAGCAGAAGGGTGGCAGTTAAAAACACTGGTGCAGCCGTCACGACTGGTGGGCGCTAACGGTATGCGTTTCGGCCCTGATGGACGGCTGTATGTGGCCCAGGCATTTGGTGGCCAGATTTCTGCGTACAACCTGGACACGAGCGAGACTCAAATTGTATCGGGTGCAGATGGCCAGATTATTGCGCCGGATGATTTAGCTTTCGACTCCAAGGGTAACCTGTTTGCTACAGAAGTGATGAGTGCGCGGGTAAGCGCGAGGCGAGCTAACGGCGATGTTCAGGTCATTGCCGACAATGTACCGGTAGCTAACGGTATCGTGGTACACAATGATCGTATTTTTATGAGTGAGTTTAATCCGGAAGGGCGGATTCTCGAGCTGTTTGCCGATGGCTCTGCACCACGGATTATTGCCAACAATCTAATGATGCCGAATGCGCTTTCTATGGGACCAGACAACCACCTTTATTTTCCTCTGGTGCCTTTGGGAGAAGTGTGGCGAGTGCATGTTGATGGGGGGCAGCCGGAACGGGTTGCCGGTGAATTTAATATTCCCACTGCCGTTAAGTTCTCGCCCGATGGCAATCTGGTTATTGTTGAATCGGGTACTGGTGATGTTACGTCTCTGGATGTTTTTGGCGGTGGGCGCTCGCGATTGGGCCGCACCGCTTTTGGTATTGATAATCTTGTTTTCTCGGCGGATGGCCGGCTATTTGTTTCTCACTTTACCGATGGTGGGGTGGTTGAGATCACCACCGAAGGTAGCGAGAAGCAGTTAATTCCCGGCGGTATGCTTGGGCCTTTTGGTCTTGGCATGAATGCGGATGGAAAACTGGTAATCGCGGATGGTATGAGTATTGCCACTGTGTCATCCGCGGGCCTGGTGAGGCGGCCTGCAATGTTACTCGAGCATGGATTTCCCGGTTATGTTCGTGGTATCGCAGTCGAGGGTAGTGGCTCCTATATTTGTAGTAATAGCGCGGGTGTGATTGCTCGTTACCAGCCGGGAGCTGAAGCTGAAATTATTGCCTCTGAACTAGATGAGCTTATGGGCGTCAGTATTTTACCTAACGGTAATATTGTGGTGGCCGAAGCCGGAGCGGGCTCCGTGTTGGAAATTGACGGAGATAATACCATCAGTCATCTGGTGCAAAGCCTTCAGAGGCCAACAGGAGTGCATGCTTGTGACGATGGCTCAATCCTTATCACTGATGCCGCCGATGGTAGGGTTATCAGGCTCAAGGATGGTGTGACAGACGTATTGCTGGAGGGGCTTAGTGAGCCGCATGGCATTACGGAGATCAAGGGTAATATCTTCGTCGTAGATCGTGGCAGTCATCGCCTTATCAGGTTTGACTCCCACGGGGGTGACATAGAGATTGTTGCCCATCAACTGCCGGTTGGTATTAGTGGTGAGATGAGGGTGAATACCTTGCCGGGTATTAAAGACCTGATGCCTGGACCTCTATTGCCGTTCTCTGATTTGGTTGCGATGGACAATGGCGCTATTTGCCTCGGCGGAGATGAAGATGGCAGTATTCTGATGATCCAGCATTCCCTTTAG
- a CDS encoding phosphotransferase family protein: protein MDMKAIEPEFVNRVELVIKAANPAYENLVVTNLQRAFGGNSRLAWSLDIAFEHGGQLTQIPCILLSQVPGRHVDSDTCAEFSVLQALTGRGISTPGAIALDADGFINGAPAIVMERAEGEADAVKFLRDIDGSSQALTTQLAEKTADLHNFDWRSAGLVAEENSVLGQILQWENTFRENRQEPHPAIVFLFSWLKGNLPEPARLSLVHGDLRPGNFLYQGDQITAILDWEMAHIGDPAEDIAWIYRELWSPSRFLLLGDFLSIYSARHGFDPGQKNVIFYRIFSEIKFAVISLTASNSVAQGKSSNMRHADRAAKVPQCLELCFEFIDCFSKAANHAVT, encoded by the coding sequence GTGGATATGAAAGCAATTGAGCCGGAATTTGTAAACCGAGTTGAACTGGTTATCAAGGCTGCTAATCCGGCGTATGAAAATCTGGTGGTAACGAATTTGCAGCGCGCCTTTGGTGGCAATTCGCGTCTGGCTTGGTCGTTGGATATTGCCTTTGAGCATGGTGGCCAGCTTACGCAAATACCCTGTATTTTATTGAGTCAGGTTCCGGGTCGGCATGTAGATTCTGATACCTGTGCTGAGTTTTCTGTTTTGCAAGCGTTGACCGGGCGGGGGATAAGTACGCCCGGCGCCATCGCATTGGACGCAGATGGTTTTATCAATGGAGCACCTGCAATTGTCATGGAGCGGGCAGAAGGGGAAGCCGATGCGGTCAAGTTTTTAAGGGATATAGATGGCTCGTCTCAGGCGTTAACAACTCAACTGGCAGAAAAAACAGCAGACCTGCATAATTTTGATTGGCGATCGGCAGGTTTGGTCGCAGAAGAGAATAGTGTTTTAGGGCAGATCTTGCAGTGGGAAAACACGTTCAGGGAAAACCGCCAGGAGCCTCACCCGGCCATCGTTTTTCTTTTTTCATGGTTAAAGGGAAACCTGCCGGAACCTGCCCGGTTGAGCCTGGTACATGGAGACCTGAGGCCTGGAAACTTTCTTTATCAAGGAGACCAAATTACCGCTATTCTCGATTGGGAAATGGCGCACATTGGTGATCCGGCAGAAGATATCGCCTGGATATACAGGGAGTTATGGAGCCCTTCCCGGTTCCTGTTATTGGGAGACTTTCTCAGTATTTACAGCGCTCGACACGGATTTGACCCCGGGCAGAAAAACGTCATTTTTTATCGAATTTTCAGTGAAATTAAATTTGCTGTTATCTCATTGACGGCGTCCAACTCTGTAGCACAGGGGAAGTCGTCCAATATGCGTCATGCCGATCGTGCGGCAAAAGTTCCTCAATGTCTTGAACTCTGTTTTGAGTTTATTGACTGTTTTAGCAAGGCGGCAAATCATGCTGTTACCTAA